TTTCCCGTTCCCGGGTCAACTCGGCCAGAAGATCCGCGGACACTTGCTCCATGGTGCGCAGCGCTATGATGATTTCAAAGGGCTGCTCCTGCAGGCGGATATTTTTCTCCTTGATCGTGCGGTTAAGGCGGAATCCAAAGCGGGCGGTGTCCTTGGAAAGTTGAACCTTCATGGTCTGTGTGACAATGGCGCTATTGTCCTGGATCTGTAGGGCCGCGGCATTTTCGATCCGTCCGGCATAGACATCGACATAGAACCAACCGTTGGATTCCGAGGTGTAAATATTGGATGGCGGCACGGCTTCACTCAACCGCAGACGTATCAGCACGCCGTTTTGTTTGTCTTCGATGGTCAGTCCTTGCACCTGGGCGTGGTAAGTGGAGACGGCGATCTCCTGACGCTCCGGATGAAAGGCCAGGGGAAAGGGCAGGGCGTCCTGAATGCAGGGCAAGAGAAAAAGAACCGGTGCATAAAACCGTCCGTTCTGATAAAGAACCGAAACGGGCATTTGCCGGATCTCTTCGTCCACGCGGATGAACGGATTCAGCGCCAGGATCTGAATGGTTTTGCGGGATTTTATCTGAAACGTTTTGAGCAGTGTGTTCTGCGTATAGGGCAGGTCAAGGGTTTGGGCAAAATCGG
This region of bacterium genomic DNA includes:
- a CDS encoding N-acetylmuramoyl-L-alanine amidase — encoded protein: MPVSVLYQNGRFYAPVLFLLPCIQDALPFPLAFHPERQEIAVSTYHAQVQGLTIEDKQNGVLIRLRLSEAVPPSNIYTSESNGWFYVDVYAGRIENAAALQIQDNSAIVTQTMKVQLSKDTARFGFRLNRTIKEKNIRLQEQPFEIIIALRTMEQVSADLLAELTREREKWKIDLVIIDPGHGGRDPGTIGVSGYYEKHLTLAIAKELKAELERQLRIKVLLTRDSDVFVPLQERTQFANRKNGKLFISLHVDSNP